The Stratiformator vulcanicus genome has a segment encoding these proteins:
- a CDS encoding DUF1559 family PulG-like putative transporter — translation MLEESFGIKLSRSSRRWVVGVAVAFVVAHVLVVAVWLALPSVSSGRGPTRRSMCMNHLKQIGFALHNYHDQWGSFPPAVTYGPDGEPWHSWRVLILPYLDQSPLYDQYDFDEPWDGPNNLSVTRVQLHVYQCPSANMLFKNETHYFAVTGANTVFPPSGCCSLNQITDGSSNSLATFERSGSDVPWAAPIDPVFDPARLPGDPFGSLGARSYHSSSCQFLFCDGAVRGLSPDIPPDTFRNLVEINDGTSPVEF, via the coding sequence ATGTTGGAAGAATCCTTCGGAATTAAATTATCACGCAGCAGCCGCCGATGGGTCGTTGGCGTGGCTGTTGCGTTCGTGGTTGCGCATGTGTTGGTCGTTGCGGTTTGGCTGGCATTGCCGTCGGTTTCCAGTGGTCGCGGACCGACTCGCCGGTCAATGTGTATGAACCATCTCAAACAAATCGGGTTCGCATTACATAACTACCATGACCAGTGGGGCAGCTTCCCGCCAGCTGTTACCTATGGGCCGGACGGTGAGCCTTGGCATAGCTGGCGCGTATTAATACTACCCTATCTCGATCAATCGCCACTGTACGATCAATATGATTTTGATGAGCCGTGGGACGGGCCGAATAACTTGTCAGTGACAAGGGTTCAATTGCACGTCTATCAGTGCCCGTCTGCAAATATGCTCTTTAAGAACGAAACGCACTATTTTGCCGTGACGGGTGCGAACACCGTGTTTCCGCCCTCGGGTTGTTGCTCGCTTAACCAAATAACCGACGGCTCGTCCAATTCCCTTGCGACCTTCGAACGGTCGGGCAGCGATGTCCCCTGGGCCGCTCCGATAGATCCGGTGTTCGACCCGGCGCGATTGCCCGGCGATCCGTTCGGCTCGCTCGGAGCTCGTAGCTATCACTCCAGCAGCTGCCAATTCCTGTTCTGCGATGGCGCGGTGCGCGGGCTATCGC